The Acidobacteriota bacterium nucleotide sequence CGAACGACAGCCCGGCGGCGCGCCCCGCCGATTCGTGGTCGTCCGACTCGTGCACGACGTGCTCGACGGCGTGGGACGCGCCGGATGCGTCGCGGAAGATCCGCGTGTGCCGCGCCGCACCGCCTCCGGGTGGAAGTCGGTGACGACCGCGCACGCGCCGGGCCGGAGGACGCGTGCGAGCTCGGCGTAAAGCGGCGCGAGGGCAGGAAGGTGGCCGGCGGCGAGCCGGCACCAGGCGACGTCGAAGCGCGCGGCCGGAAACGGCAAGGACCGGACGTCGGCGGCCGAGGTGGCGGTCGGACGGCCGGGCACGAGCCGGCCGCGGGCCAGCATCTCTCGTAGACGAGGTCGATCCGACCGCCGAGCGCGGTGCGTTCCGCGGAAGACGAGGCGCCGCCCGGTTCCGCACGCCGCGTCGAGGAGGTCGAGACCGTCGAGCTCGGGCGTGAGTATCCGGACGGCCGCCTCGTCGAGGACGGTGAGCGGATTTTCCTCGTCGTAAGTGTCGGACCAGAGGCGGTACGCTTCGGCGTTTTCAGAACGGCGCTCACGACGCCTCCTCAGGTGTCCGTAGGCCTGCGAGTCCGCGGGCACGAGGCCGCCCCTCAGCCGGCGAGCGAAGTCCTCGACACGCCCCTTGAGCCGCGGCGGCAGCCACGGGACCTTCGGGTCCTCGTGGGTCATCCAGCCGAGCCACTCGGGCGTCGTCCACTCGTCGAGCGTCGCCGGGCGTCGTCGACAGCGGGTCGACGTTGCCGTACGTCCCGCGGCGCTGCGGCGTGGGCGTGTAGAAATACGTGATGAGCTTGAGGTCCGGGTTGACCGCCGCGAGCTTCTCGATGAACGCGAGGTTCGTCTCGACGTCCTCCTCGGGGTCGTCCGGGTCGCCGAAGACGAACGAGAACCCGGGAGGATCCCGTGCTCCCTTGTCTTCGCGGCGAGGGCGAGCGTCTGCTCGATCGTCAGGTTCTTCGACATCTTCTTCAGGCGCTCGTCCGAGCGATTCCGCCCCGAAGTACGCCATCGTGAGGCCCGCGCGCCGGATCGTCGGCCACGTCGCATCGGAAAATCGCAGCATCGCGTCGATCCGCGCCTCGGCCCACCATTTCAGCCCGAGCGGCGCAATCCGCTCGCAGAGCTCGACGGCGTGCTCCTCGCGGAGGAAGAAATTGTTGTCGTAGAAGTGGACGGAGTCCATCCCGCGCGTCGCGGCGAGGTGCGCGAGGTCGGCCTCGGTGCGCGAGGGCGACGCGAACTTCTCCCGGCTGCCGAACGCGCCGATGACGCCGCAGAAGTTGCACGTGTACGGGCAGCCGATGGACGCCTGGTAGACGCCGCTTCTTTTCGCCGAGCGCCGACGGGCGGAGGTAGTTCGGGACGTCGACGCGCGCCCACGGCACGTGCGGGAACGCGTCGGGTCCCTCCCAGGCGCGCTCGGGGTTGAGCCGCGCCTCCCCGCCGTCCTTCCAGCCGAGGCCCGCGACGGACGCGGGGTCGACGCGCCCGGCGAGGACGCCGAGTAGCTCGACGAGCGTTCGCTCTCCCTGGCCGCGCACGAGATAGTCCACATACGGCGCGCGGAGGACCGGCGCGGGATAGAGGCTCGGGAAGTAGCCGCCCCAGACGATCGGCAGGTTCGGGAAGCGATCCTTCAAGGCGCGCGCGACGGCACGGCCGAGAGGAGCTGCGGCCCCGGCATGACGGTCATGCCGACGAGAGCGGACGGGATCGTCCGTTCCCGCGCGCGCGGCGACGATCGCGGCGGCCTCGGAGGCCGGGTCGGACCCTTCCAGGTTGCCGTCGACGATCTGCCACGTGACTCCCTCGGGCAGTGCGGCGCGAGGGCGAGGAGGGAGAGGGGAAATCGCCGGTTCTTCGCCCGCGTGGCGCGCGTGTTCACGAGGAGGATCATGAGCCCCGGGGCGTCGGCGACTCCAGAGATCGAAGCGCGACGGCGCACCGCGCCCTTCAGCCGCGCCACCAAGCCCGCGTTTCAGTGCGCGGGGGTAGAGAACGCGCCGCCGGCGGAAGGATAGGCCCGCGGGCGCGGCGGCGCCGCCAGCCGCTCCTTCGTGAGGAACCTCCACGGGCGAGAGCGCAAGGAGGTCTTCGGCGGCTTCGGCGAAGCGCGCCGCGGTCTCGCGGCGCTTCTCGGCTCGCATCGCGTCGCCCGAGGCGGCGCGCGCGGAGAACGGGGAGGCGATGACCGCGACGCAGCCGCCGGGCGCCGCCGTACGCGCGGCCGCGGCGAGGACGCGTGGAGGTCCTCGGCGAGGTGCAGCGACGCGTCGAAGACGACGATGTCGAAGAGCCGCGGGCCGAGCGGGAGCGCGTCGAACGAGGCGGCGACTCGTCCGAACATGCGCGCGAGGCGCCGGGCGAACGGCGCCGCGGCCGCGAGGCCGTCCACGTCGTCCACGCGGAGGTCCGCCGCGACGCAGCGGTGGCCGCGCGCCGCGAGCCGCGCCGAGAGCCAGCCGTTTCCCGCGCCCAGGTCGAGGACCCGGAGCGCCCGCCCGCGCTCGCGCTCGAGGGGAGCCACGACGCGCCGGAGGAACGCGTCGAAGGTGCGTGCGCGGATCCGCCACTGCGCGGCCAGCGGGCCCTCCGTGACCCACGGGAGCGCGAAGAGCTCGCGCGTGCCTCCGGCGCCGCGACCCTCGGTCCGGCGCAGCCGGGCGTAGGCGCGGGCCCAGCGGCGGCGCGCGGGCTCGCTCACGGGGCCTCGGCTTCCGTGCGCGTGAAGTCGAGGAGCACGTGGTCCGCAAGGAGCGCGAGCGGCCGGGCGGCGAGCCGGTCGACCGCCTCGGCTGCCGCGAGGACGAGCGGAACGCGCGAAATCCAGGGCTCGGCCGAGCTCGGCGGCACGAAGACGCCGATGCCGGTGGTGCCGCGAAGGACGAACCACGGGGAGAACGCGACCGCGAACGCGCGCGGCGCCGGGTACGTCACCGTGAACGTCTCGCCGGCCACGCGCGCCGGCGCCGGACGGCGAGAAGCGCCGGAACGCCGCCCGGAACCGCCCGCGCAGGAGCAGCACGGCGACCTCGGCCGGCGAAGCCGGGCCGAAGACGACGAGGAGTGCGCG carries:
- a CDS encoding class I SAM-dependent methyltransferase, with amino-acid sequence MTHEDPKVPWLPPRLKGRVEDFARRLRGGLVPADSQAYGHLRRRRERRSENAEAYRLWSDTYDEENPLTVLDEAAVRILTPELDGLDLLDAACGTGRRLVFRGTHRARRSDRPRLREMLARGRLVPGRPTATSAADVRSLPFPAARFDVAWCRLAAGHLPALAPLYAELARVLRPGACAVVTDFHPEAVRRGTRGSSATHPARPTPSSTSCTSRTTTNRRGAPPGCRSTPAAG
- a CDS encoding cobalamin-dependent protein (Presence of a B(12) (cobalamin)-binding domain implies dependence on cobalamin itself, in one of its several forms, or in some unusual lineages, dependence on a cobalamin-like analog.); its protein translation is MKDRFPNLPIVWGGYFPSLYPAPVLRAPYVDYLVRGQGERTLVELLGVLAGRVDPASVAGLGWKDGGEARLNPERAWEGPDAFPHVPWARVDVPNYLRPSALGEKKRRLPGVHRLPVHVQLLRRHRRVRQPGEVRVALAHRGRPRAPRRDARDGLRPLLRQQFLPPRGARRRALRADCAARAEMVGRGADRRDAAIFRCDVADDPARGPHDGVLRGGIARTSA
- a CDS encoding class I SAM-dependent methyltransferase, coding for MSEPARRRWARAYARLRRTEGRGAGGTRELFALPWVTEGPLAAQWRIRARTFDAFLRRVVAPLERERGRALRVLDLGAGNGWLSARLAARGHRCVAADLRVDDVDGLAAAAPFARRLARMFGRVAASFDALPLGPRLFDIVVFDASLHLAEDLHASSPRPRVRRRPAAASRSSPPRSPRAPPRATRCEPRSAARPRRASPKPPKTSLRSRPWRFLTKERLAAPPRPRAYPSAGGAFSTPAH